CCCTGGTCGCGGCCGATCTTGAACACCACGAAGGCAAACTCACCACCGGCCGCCAGCACCACACCCAGGCGCACTGCGCTCTCGCGGTTGAGTTCGCCGACCATCTGCCCGACCGCGTACAGCAGCGGCAACTTGATAGCGATCAGCAGCAGGGTCAGCCCCAGCACCACAAAGGGCGTGCTTAACAACAGGCCGATATTGGCGCCCATGCCCACGCTGATAAAGAACAGCCCCAGCAACAGGCCTTTGAACGGCTCGATTTGTGATTCCAGCTCGTGGCGGTATTCGGAGTCGGCCAGCAGCAGGCCGGCGAGGAACGCGCCGAGGGCCATGGACACCCCCACCAGTTCCATCAGCCAGGCCGTGCCGATCACCACCAGCAGCGCGGTGGCGGTGGATACTTCGCGAAGGCCGGTCTTGGCGACGATGCGAAACACCGGGCGCAGCAAGTAGCGACCGCCGATGATCACCACGGCGATGCTGCCCAATACCTGCAAACCGTGGTTCAGGTCCTGGGCGGCGGTGGTGGTGTGGTCGCTGCCGGCCAGCAGCGGCACCATGGCAATCAGTGGGATCGCCGCGATGTCCTGGAACAGCAGGATCGCAAAGGCCAGGCGTCCGTGGGGGCTGTTCAGCTCCTTGCGTTCGGCCAGGCTTTGCAGGCCGAAGGCAGTGGAGGACAGCGCCAGCCCCAGACCCAGCACAATCGCGCTGTTCCATGACTGGCCAAATGCCCAGAGCGCCACTGCGCCCATCACCATGGCGGTCAACAACACTTGCGCCAGGCCTACGCCAAACACCGCCTTGCGCATCACCCACAGGCGTTTGGGCGACAGTTCCAGGCCAATGATGAACAGCAACAACACCACGCCCAGCTCGGAGAACTGCGCGACGCTTTGCGGGTTGCCCACCAGGCCCAGTACCGAAGGGCCGATGATCACACCGGCGAACAGATAGCCCAGCACCGCCCCCAATTGCAGGCGCTTGGCCAGGGGGACGGTCAGTACGGCGGCCAACAGGAACACCACGGCCGCTTGTAACAGGTTGCCTTCATGGGGCATCGCTTACTCCAGGATCTTTGAGGCGAATCGATAGGGCGCTATTAGAACGCGGTTTGGCGATTTTGAATCTGAATTTTTACTAAACCATGGCCAGCGGGTGGCTCGGTCATCAGTAGGTTGCTGTCGACAGCCATCCACGCTGTTACTATCGCCCTCCGCCGTCACCAAGAGCCAGCGCCTCATGCAACATCAGTGGGATGAAATGCACCGCACCCGCAAGCCCTCGTTCGTGCTGTGCGGCGAGCCCCAGGGGCAGGTGCTCAATCTCTATGTCCATGGTTATTCCGCGTTTTTCAACCAGCAACAGTTGGCCAGTTTCCAGGCGCAACTGGCGGGGATCGAAGGCTCGACCAACCTGATGCTGTTCTGGCCGGCCGGGCATTTCCTGGAAAACCTGTTCGCCCCCTTCAAGGACATCATTGCCTCGATGCTCGGCGGCGGCACCCTGGGCGCGGCGACCGTGGGCCTGGGCAAGGCGGTGGGCTATTTTCTCGACCACTACAAAAGTGTCGAGGCGCGGGTGGACGAAGTGGCCAGGACGCTGCTGGAGGAGCTGGCCAACTACCTGCATGCCGAGTCGATCGAGGTGCGCCAGATCAACCTGATCGGCCATTCCCTGGGCGCTCGCCTGCTGGTCAAGAGCTTGCTGGCCAACCCGGAGCTGGCCCGGGAGCTGCCGCTCAATCACCTGTTGTTGATGGGCGGCGCGATTTGCACCTCCAGCCCCTGGGAGCAGGTCTCGGCGCCGCTCAAGGGGCGGGTGATCAACTGTCATTCCAGCAAGGACTGGGCCCTGGCGCTCAAGCCCGATGCCGAGCGCTGCATTGGCCGTTACGCCATTCCCCTGACCCCGTCCCTCAAGGGCAAAGTGACCAACGTGCATCTGGTCACCTTCGATCACGCCGCCTACTGGCCGCAGTTGAAGACCGTGGTGCAGTACACCGACTTGCTGCACGAACGCCGCGGCATGATCCGTGCCGACCAGCGCAGCGCCGAGGTGCGCTTTGCCGAAGAAGACGTGGACCTGTTGCCGGTGCTGCGTCAGGCCCGGGCGCCTGAGTTGCAGTTTCTCGCCGAACTGATGGCCGCCAAGCGCAGTGCGACCATCGATGCCCAGGTGCGCGACCCATTGCGCCTCGCCATCGAGTTGCAGCGCATGGGCGGTGACAGCTTTATGAACCTGGCCCGTGGGCATGGGGGTGAGTTATCGCCAGTTGGCCCAGGATGTGGCCCTGCGCGTTGGTCTGAAGTTTGACCAGCCCATCGACAGCGTGGCCCTGGTGACCCTGGAAGAGCGGGTCGCCGAAACCCTGATCGAGCAGTACAAAGACAAACTCAGCCTGGCCGACCGCGCGGTGTTCGAGGCCGAACTCAGGGCCGCGGCGCAAAAGGAGCAGGGCTTTTTCAACCGATTCGATGTCGGCCGTTCGGCCACCACGGCCTTGAGCGGCACGGCGCTGGCCGGTTTGACCGGGTTCATTGTGCGGCGCGGTGCGGCCACGGCGATTCCGGTGGTGGGGCAGGCGTTGGCGGCGGCTATGCTGCTGGTGAGCGGGGTGCGGGCGTTTTCGGGGCCGGCGTATTCCATCACTACCCTGGCGGTGCTGGTGCTGGGAGTGATTCGCCAGCGTATGGAACGTGAGGCGCTGAATCAGGAAATGGATCTGGTGATGCAGGTGGTCGAGGCGTTTGATCTCCGTGGCGAGGGGGCTTGTCCCCCGTTGGGCTGCGTAGCAGCCCCAGTAAGCCTCACCTAGATTTGTCAGATAGACCGAGATAGCAGGTTTTGGGGCTGCTGCGCAGCCCAGCGGGGGACAAGCCCCCTCGCCACCGGTAACACCGATACCCATATATTTGCCTGGTACCCAACGTGAAATTCAGCCTGCCGAAAATTGCCACCGCACCGTTCTGCCCACCGGAAGTGGCGGGCACCATCCCCGTCGATCCCCGTGCGCCGTTTTTCAAACGGGTGCTGCAGTTTGCCGGCCCTGGCCTGCTGATCTCCATTGGCTACATGGACCCTGGCAACTGGGCCACGGCCATCGAGGCCGGGTCGCGCTACGGCTACAACTTGCTGTTTGTGGTGTTGCTCGCCAGCCTGGCGGGGATGGCGGTGCAGTGCCTGTGTTCGCGGCTGGGCATCGCCACCGGCAAGGACCTGGCGCAGTTGTGCCGCGAACGCTACAGCCAGCGTTCAGCGCGCACCCAATGGGTGCTGGCGGAAATCTCGATCATCGCCACCGACCTGGCCGAAGTGCTCGGCTGCGCCCTGGCGTTCCACCTGCTGCTGGGGGTGTCGCTGACCACCGGCATTGTCATCACCGCCTTTGACACGCTGCTGATCCTGGCTCTGCAAAACCGTGGCTTCCGGCGCCTGGAAGCGATCATGCTGGCGCTGGTGGCGACCATCGGTGTGTGTTTCTTCGTCGAACTGGTGTTGATCAAGCCTTATTGGCCGGATGTCATGCGCGGTTTCACGCCGTCCCTCTCGGCGATCAGTGATGCGGCGCCGCTCTATCTGGCCATCGGCATTCTCGGGGCCACCGTGATGCCCCATAACCTGTACCTGCACACCTCGATTGTGCAAACCCGCCTGTTCGGCAAGGACCTGGCCAGCCGCCAGGACGCGGTCAAGCTCGCACGCATCGATACCATCGGCTCCCTGGCCCTGGCCCTGCTGGTCAACTCGGCGATCCTGGTGCTGGCGGCTGCGGCGTTCCACCAGAGCGGCCATACCGAGGTGGTCGAAATCCAGGACGCCTACCACCTGCTGGACCCGCTGGTGGGCGGTGCGTTTGCCAGCATCCTGTTCGGCATTGCCTTGCTGGCGTCCGGGCAAAGCTCGACCTTCACCGGCACCATCGCCGGCCAGGTGATCATGGAGGGCTACCTCAACCTGCGGATTCCCTGCTGGCAACGCCGCCTGATCACCCGTGGCCTGGCGCTGATCCCGGCGTTCCTCGGGGTGTGGTTGATGGGTGACGATGCCATTGGCAAATTGCTGGTCCTCAGCCAGGTGGTGCTCAGCCTGCAGTTGCCCTTTGCCTTGTACCCGCTGATCCGCATGACCGGCGACCGGCAATTGATGGGGCCGTTCGTCAATCGCCTGCCCACCCGGATCCTGGCCTGGAGTCTGTTCAGCGTGATCAGCGGCGCCAATGCCTGGTTGATCGGCCAGTGGCTGTTCTGATTCAGCGGTCCCAGTAGGGCACGCTGCCGAAGCGTTCGACAAAAAAGTCGATGACCGTGCGTACCTTCACCGACAACCGCCGGCTGCCGGGCCACAGGGGCGGCAATCTGCTGCGGCTCCAGGGTGGTTGCCACTTCGTAGTCGGTCAGTACCGCCTGCAAACGCCCGGCGCGCAGGCTGTCGCCGATCAGCCAGGAAGGAAACACCACGAACCCCAGGCCTTGTTCGGCAGCGCGTGCCAGGGTGTCGGCGTGGTTGCCGGTGATCGGGCCCTTGACCGTGTAGGGCGCCCAGTCGCCCTGTTCGTGGCGAAAGAACCAACGTTGCTGGCCGTTCACGCCCTTGTACGCCAGACACTGGTGGTTGAGCAGCTCATCGGGATGGCGCGGCGTGCCGCAGCGCGCCAGGTACTCGGGGCTGGCGGCGATCCGGTAGCGCTGGGGCGCAAAAATGCGCGCCTGCATCCCGGAATCGTTGAGCACGCCGATACGGAACAGCAGGTCGGCGCCTTCCTGTAGGGGGTCGACGTAGGTGTCGGTCTGCTGGATATCCAGTTGCAGCTTGGGATAACGCTGGCACAACTCGGCCAGCCAGGGCGACAGGTGCCGCTGGCCGAACACCATGGGCGCATTGATCCGCACCAGGCCGCTGGGTTCGCTTTCCTGTTCTTGCAGGGCCTGCCCGGCCTCTTCCAGTTGTTGCAGCATCAGGCGCGCATGATGCCCGAGCAAACGCCCGGCTTCCGTGGGGCTGACCGCACGGGTGTGCCGGTAGAGCAATTGCTGGCTCAGGGCCTGTTCCATCAACTGGATCTGCCGGGAAATGGAGGAGGGCGCCAGGCCCTCGCGGCGTGCGACTTCAGAGAAACTGCCGTGGTCGAGCACCGCCACAAACAGACGCAGCGCCTTGAAACTCAACTCGTTGAAGCCCTGCATGATCACTCCGTGCTGTGCGCATTGCGCAAAGGTGTTGTCGGCATGCTCCCATTTATCGCACAGCAGGGCTACCGGATAATGCGCGCCATTGTTCTTCTCTGACGTGTAGGTGGTGTATGCAAACTTCTTCGCTCGAGGCCGCGCGCCCCAAGCACCGAC
The Pseudomonas hygromyciniae genome window above contains:
- a CDS encoding monovalent cation:proton antiporter-2 (CPA2) family protein; this encodes MPHEGNLLQAAVVFLLAAVLTVPLAKRLQLGAVLGYLFAGVIIGPSVLGLVGNPQSVAQFSELGVVLLLFIIGLELSPKRLWVMRKAVFGVGLAQVLLTAMVMGAVALWAFGQSWNSAIVLGLGLALSSTAFGLQSLAERKELNSPHGRLAFAILLFQDIAAIPLIAMVPLLAGSDHTTTAAQDLNHGLQVLGSIAVVIIGGRYLLRPVFRIVAKTGLREVSTATALLVVIGTAWLMELVGVSMALGAFLAGLLLADSEYRHELESQIEPFKGLLLGLFFISVGMGANIGLLLSTPFVVLGLTLLLIAIKLPLLYAVGQMVGELNRESAVRLGVVLAAGGEFAFVVFKIGRDQGLFAPHLYDVLVLTITLSMALTPLLLLLCPKLFRPKTKPVEVPEEYRAIESDAPRVVIAGMGRMGQIVARILRAQNISFIALDTSVETIELTRSFGGMPVFYGDPQRPEILHAAKVDQAEYVVIAMDDPEINIKTAELVRNLYPHMKIIARARNRQHVHRLVDLDASPVRETFYSSLEMSRRTLVGLGLSEAQADARINRFKHHDLQLLTAQHAVYDDAAKVMQSAQESRAELARLFEMDRLEEESGKV
- a CDS encoding Nramp family divalent metal transporter, with protein sequence MKFSLPKIATAPFCPPEVAGTIPVDPRAPFFKRVLQFAGPGLLISIGYMDPGNWATAIEAGSRYGYNLLFVVLLASLAGMAVQCLCSRLGIATGKDLAQLCRERYSQRSARTQWVLAEISIIATDLAEVLGCALAFHLLLGVSLTTGIVITAFDTLLILALQNRGFRRLEAIMLALVATIGVCFFVELVLIKPYWPDVMRGFTPSLSAISDAAPLYLAIGILGATVMPHNLYLHTSIVQTRLFGKDLASRQDAVKLARIDTIGSLALALLVNSAILVLAAAAFHQSGHTEVVEIQDAYHLLDPLVGGAFASILFGIALLASGQSSTFTGTIAGQVIMEGYLNLRIPCWQRRLITRGLALIPAFLGVWLMGDDAIGKLLVLSQVVLSLQLPFALYPLIRMTGDRQLMGPFVNRLPTRILAWSLFSVISGANAWLIGQWLF